From a single Shewanella denitrificans OS217 genomic region:
- the spoT gene encoding bifunctional GTP diphosphokinase/guanosine-3',5'-bis pyrophosphate 3'-pyrophosphohydrolase, whose product MYLFEGLKESASGYLEPEQVELLKQAYLVARDAHEGQMRTSGEPYITHPVAVARILADMRLDHESLMAALLHDTIEDTPVTKEELTELFGLTVAELVEGVSKLDKIKFRDKKEAQAENFRKMMMAMTQDIRVILIKLADRTHNMRTLGALRPDKRRRIARETLEIYAPIANRLGIHNIKIELEDLGFQAYYPMRYRVIKEVVKAARGNRKELINTIEAGIAARLEEAGIKCFVKGREKNLYAIYRKMRSKELQFQEVMDIYAFRVVVNNIDTCYRVLGAMHGLYKPRPGRFKDYIAIPKANGYQSLHTSLFGPHAVPVEVQIRTEEMDQMADKGVAAHWMYKNGTSSSAQSTTQVRARKWMQSLLELQQSASSSFEFVENVKTELFPEEIYVFTPEGRILELPVNATAVDFAYEVHTDVGNTCVGARVNRQAYPLSQPLISGQTVEIITAKGARPNAAWLNFVVTGKARGKIRQVLKSMKGANAIVLGKRLLNHALGVNKLESIPQEQLEKVIRETKHKDLDSLLADIGLGNAMSIVIAQRLLGDLVDNNENKENNLMPIRGSEGMLVTFANCCRPIPGDAVIAHVSPGKGLVVHMENCANIRGYQGEPDKYIPVQWDNVDGVEYQANLRVEIVNHQGALAKITSIIAATGSNIHNLSTEERDGRVYMINLRIAVTDRVHLANVMRRIRVLPEVLRTSRNR is encoded by the coding sequence TTGTATCTGTTTGAAGGTCTAAAGGAATCTGCTTCCGGCTATTTAGAGCCGGAGCAGGTAGAATTACTCAAGCAGGCTTATTTAGTTGCGCGTGATGCCCATGAAGGGCAAATGCGCACAAGTGGCGAACCTTACATTACCCATCCTGTTGCGGTTGCCCGCATCTTAGCCGACATGCGCCTCGATCATGAGTCCTTGATGGCTGCCCTGCTCCACGACACCATAGAAGACACCCCAGTTACCAAAGAAGAACTCACTGAGTTATTTGGTTTGACGGTCGCTGAATTGGTGGAAGGGGTTTCTAAGCTAGATAAAATCAAATTCCGCGACAAGAAAGAAGCCCAAGCCGAAAACTTTCGCAAGATGATGATGGCCATGACTCAAGATATTCGAGTCATCTTAATTAAGCTCGCCGATCGCACCCACAATATGCGCACCTTAGGCGCCTTAAGGCCGGACAAGCGCCGCCGCATTGCCCGAGAAACCTTAGAAATTTACGCCCCGATTGCTAATCGACTGGGTATCCACAATATCAAAATTGAGCTGGAAGACTTAGGTTTTCAAGCCTATTACCCTATGCGCTATCGGGTGATAAAAGAAGTGGTCAAGGCCGCACGAGGCAATCGCAAAGAGTTAATCAATACCATAGAAGCCGGTATAGCTGCACGTTTAGAGGAAGCTGGGATCAAGTGCTTCGTCAAAGGTCGTGAGAAAAACCTCTACGCCATTTACCGAAAAATGCGCAGTAAAGAGCTGCAATTTCAAGAAGTCATGGATATCTATGCCTTTAGAGTCGTAGTCAACAACATAGACACTTGTTATCGCGTCTTGGGGGCCATGCATGGCCTGTATAAACCCAGACCTGGGCGCTTTAAAGACTATATAGCCATCCCTAAGGCCAATGGCTACCAATCGCTGCACACTTCCTTATTTGGCCCCCATGCTGTCCCTGTTGAAGTGCAAATTCGCACCGAAGAGATGGATCAGATGGCGGACAAAGGGGTCGCCGCCCACTGGATGTACAAAAATGGCACCTCATCATCGGCACAAAGTACCACCCAGGTACGTGCGCGTAAGTGGATGCAAAGCTTGCTCGAATTGCAACAGAGTGCCAGCAGCTCGTTTGAATTCGTTGAAAACGTTAAAACTGAACTCTTCCCCGAAGAAATTTACGTGTTTACCCCAGAAGGGCGCATTTTAGAGTTACCCGTCAACGCTACCGCCGTCGACTTTGCCTATGAAGTGCATACCGATGTCGGCAACACCTGCGTGGGCGCGCGGGTGAATCGTCAGGCCTACCCTTTGAGTCAGCCGCTGATTTCAGGCCAGACAGTCGAGATTATTACCGCTAAAGGCGCGAGGCCCAATGCGGCCTGGCTTAACTTTGTGGTCACAGGTAAGGCTCGTGGCAAAATTCGCCAAGTGCTGAAAAGCATGAAAGGCGCCAATGCCATAGTCCTAGGTAAACGCCTGCTCAATCATGCTCTGGGGGTCAATAAGCTTGAAAGCATACCTCAAGAGCAGCTTGAAAAAGTTATCCGCGAAACTAAGCACAAAGATCTCGATTCATTGTTAGCCGATATCGGCCTTGGCAACGCTATGAGCATAGTCATAGCTCAAAGGCTGTTAGGCGATCTTGTTGATAATAATGAAAATAAAGAAAACAACTTAATGCCAATCCGTGGCTCAGAAGGCATGTTAGTCACGTTCGCAAACTGCTGCCGCCCCATTCCTGGTGACGCTGTGATTGCCCACGTCAGCCCGGGTAAAGGGCTAGTGGTTCATATGGAAAACTGTGCCAATATTCGCGGTTATCAAGGCGAGCCAGATAAATACATCCCTGTACAGTGGGATAATGTCGACGGCGTTGAATATCAAGCTAACTTGCGGGTTGAAATTGTTAACCATCAAGGCGCTCTGGCCAAGATCACCTCTATCATTGCCGCCACGGGTTCAAACATTCACAATCTCAGCACCGAAGAGCGTGACGGCCGTGTTTATATGATTAACTTACGCATCGCAGTGACTGACAGGGTGCACCTAGCGAACGTGATGCGCCGCATCCGCGTACTGCCAGAAGTATTACGCACATCGAGAAATCGATAA
- a CDS encoding YgiQ family radical SAM protein encodes MQVESTLFRFPKYWANQAGSAPFLPMSRKEMHQLGWDSCDIIIVSGDAYVDHPSFGMAVIGRMLEAQGYRVGIIAQPDWSSKDAFMELGRPNLFFGVTAGNMDSMINRYTADRRMRHDDAYTPDNVGGKRPDRAVTVYTQRCKEAFKDVPVVIGGIEASLRRIAHYDYWSDKVRRSVIFDAKADILIYGNAERPLAEVARRLGAGEPISSIDDVRGTAVIRKTPMPEWRGMDSRKIDQLHKIEPIPNPYGADDVGCANLSGPTDAKIFDNDAPKPISVQPPKPKPWENTYVLLPAFEKVSEDKYLYAHASRILHQEQNPGCARALFQPHGDRGIWVNPPAWPLNTDEMDGVFDLAYQRVPHPVYGKAKIPAYDMIKTSINIMRGCFGGCSFCSITEHEGRIIQSRSQESIVKEIKDIQDKVPGFTGVISDLGGPTANMYRLGCSSEKAEKTCRRLSCVFPVICGHLNTDHKHTVDLYRAARDVPGIKKVLIASGVRYDLAIQDPSYIKELAKHHVGGYLKIAPEHTEEGPLSKMMKPGMGTYDKFKELFDKFSKEAGKEQFLIPYFISAHPGTTNEDMVNLALWLKGQKFKLDQVQNFYPSPMANATTIYHTELNSLKNVKHDSEQVTVPKKGRQRRLHKALLRYHDPAGWPLIREALIAMGKESLIGNSPHQLVPAETRAERSGKQWGKTASSNSGGNKAVAKGKASPKGAAKDKGAEKGQMAMTRFSSNQFEDRKQAGEEGAKSGRSSSGTKASNKNKSSHTGAKKPLGAKPKFGTKASQGKH; translated from the coding sequence ATGCAAGTTGAATCCACATTATTTCGTTTCCCTAAATACTGGGCTAACCAAGCAGGCTCGGCACCTTTTTTGCCTATGTCACGCAAGGAAATGCATCAACTAGGTTGGGATAGCTGTGACATTATTATCGTCTCAGGCGATGCCTATGTGGATCACCCAAGTTTTGGTATGGCGGTTATCGGCCGTATGTTAGAGGCTCAAGGCTATCGAGTGGGGATCATCGCGCAGCCGGATTGGTCCAGCAAAGATGCCTTTATGGAATTGGGGCGACCTAATTTATTTTTCGGCGTGACCGCAGGTAACATGGATTCTATGATCAACCGTTACACGGCGGATCGCAGAATGCGTCACGACGATGCCTATACCCCAGACAATGTCGGTGGTAAGCGTCCTGACCGCGCCGTGACTGTGTACACCCAGCGCTGCAAAGAAGCCTTTAAAGATGTGCCTGTGGTTATTGGCGGCATAGAAGCCAGTCTACGCCGTATCGCTCATTACGATTATTGGTCAGACAAAGTGCGCCGCAGCGTAATTTTTGATGCTAAGGCCGATATTCTCATTTACGGTAATGCTGAGCGTCCTTTGGCCGAAGTCGCCCGTCGACTCGGTGCTGGCGAACCCATCAGCAGTATCGACGATGTTCGCGGCACTGCTGTGATCCGTAAGACGCCAATGCCAGAATGGCGCGGCATGGATTCACGTAAAATCGATCAGCTGCATAAAATTGAACCTATTCCTAACCCCTATGGTGCCGATGATGTCGGTTGTGCCAATTTATCTGGCCCTACGGATGCAAAAATTTTCGATAACGATGCACCTAAGCCCATCAGTGTGCAGCCACCTAAGCCAAAACCGTGGGAAAATACCTACGTTCTGTTGCCGGCGTTTGAGAAGGTCAGTGAAGATAAGTATCTCTACGCTCACGCTTCACGTATTTTGCACCAAGAGCAAAACCCTGGTTGTGCCCGAGCCTTATTTCAACCTCACGGTGACCGTGGTATTTGGGTTAACCCACCGGCGTGGCCGCTCAATACCGATGAAATGGACGGGGTATTCGATTTGGCTTATCAGCGTGTGCCACACCCTGTGTATGGCAAGGCGAAAATCCCTGCCTATGACATGATAAAAACCTCGATAAATATCATGCGTGGTTGTTTTGGTGGTTGTTCATTCTGCTCTATCACTGAGCATGAAGGCCGTATTATTCAGAGCCGTTCACAAGAATCAATCGTTAAAGAAATCAAAGATATCCAAGATAAAGTGCCAGGTTTTACTGGGGTAATTTCCGATCTTGGTGGCCCAACAGCCAACATGTATCGTTTGGGTTGCTCAAGTGAAAAAGCAGAGAAAACCTGTCGCCGCTTATCTTGTGTGTTTCCGGTAATTTGTGGTCATTTGAATACAGATCATAAGCACACAGTGGACTTGTATCGCGCTGCCCGTGATGTGCCAGGCATTAAGAAGGTGCTTATCGCCTCTGGGGTGCGTTACGATTTAGCCATACAAGACCCAAGTTACATCAAAGAATTGGCTAAGCATCATGTGGGCGGTTATTTAAAAATTGCCCCTGAGCACACCGAAGAAGGCCCATTGAGCAAGATGATGAAGCCGGGCATGGGCACTTACGATAAATTCAAAGAGTTATTTGATAAGTTCTCCAAGGAAGCGGGTAAGGAGCAGTTCTTAATTCCTTATTTTATTTCGGCGCATCCGGGTACCACCAACGAAGATATGGTGAATTTAGCACTGTGGCTAAAAGGACAGAAGTTTAAGCTAGATCAAGTGCAAAACTTCTATCCATCGCCTATGGCCAATGCCACCACGATTTATCACACTGAGCTTAACTCATTGAAGAATGTGAAACATGACAGTGAGCAAGTGACCGTACCTAAGAAGGGCCGTCAACGCCGCTTGCATAAAGCTTTATTGCGTTATCACGATCCAGCCGGTTGGCCACTCATTCGTGAAGCCTTGATTGCCATGGGTAAAGAGTCACTGATTGGTAATAGTCCTCATCAACTGGTACCAGCCGAAACTCGAGCCGAGCGCAGTGGTAAGCAATGGGGAAAAACCGCCAGCAGTAACTCAGGTGGCAACAAAGCCGTCGCTAAAGGTAAGGCTAGCCCCAAAGGCGCAGCAAAAGACAAAGGCGCTGAGAAAGGTCAAATGGCGATGACGCGTTTCTCATCCAATCAATTTGAAGACCGTAAACAGGCGGGTGAAGAGGGGGCTAAATCAGGCCGTTCTTCAAGTGGTACTAAAGCCTCGAATAAGAATAAATCGAGTCACACTGGAGCTAAAAAACCTTTGGGCGCTAAGCCCAAATTTGGCACCAAAGCGAGCCAAGGCAAACACTAA
- the gmk gene encoding guanylate kinase — protein MSARGNLFIVSAPSGAGKSSLITALLKDKPQDMQVSVSHTTRAPRPGEVDGQHYHFVSVEQFKALIAENAFFESAEVFGNFYGTSRQVIENTLSLGIDVFLDIDWQGAQQVKKIMPEAIGVFILPPSKAELERRLTGRGQDSSDVIAARMAQAVSEMSHYNEYDFVIINDDFEQALADLKSIIFSQRLTCASQFHTHNDMLVDLLAD, from the coding sequence ATGAGCGCTCGTGGAAATCTTTTTATCGTGTCAGCCCCGAGTGGTGCTGGAAAGTCCTCTTTAATTACGGCACTGCTAAAAGATAAACCACAAGATATGCAAGTCTCAGTTTCCCACACCACCCGCGCACCGCGCCCGGGTGAAGTCGATGGTCAGCATTATCATTTCGTCTCTGTTGAACAATTTAAAGCATTAATTGCTGAAAATGCCTTTTTCGAATCAGCCGAAGTCTTCGGTAATTTCTACGGCACTTCACGCCAAGTGATCGAAAACACCTTAAGCTTAGGCATAGATGTGTTTTTAGACATAGATTGGCAAGGCGCCCAGCAAGTCAAAAAAATTATGCCTGAGGCCATAGGGGTGTTTATTCTGCCTCCCTCTAAGGCAGAACTGGAGCGCCGCCTCACTGGTCGCGGCCAAGACAGCAGCGACGTTATCGCGGCACGCATGGCACAAGCTGTGTCAGAAATGTCACACTATAATGAATATGACTTTGTGATAATTAACGACGATTTTGAACAAGCGCTAGCCGATCTTAAAAGCATCATTTTCAGTCAAAGATTAACCTGTGCTAGTCAATTCCATACGCACAATGATATGCTTGTCGATCTGTTGGCAGACTGA
- a CDS encoding AMP-binding protein, with the protein MENFIKTPIQMLSHWVETQGDQVYLRQPIEGKFKNLTWREVQQQVHKIAGALRHLGLAPGDKVALLSKNCAEWFIADLALMQGGYISVPIYPTANTETIRYVLEHSGAKAIFVGKLDHWSEQEEAIGGDLLRLAMPYETMPSQYQWDQLLNLGSPLVEAPTTKPDDVMTLIYTSGSTGKPKGVIQTFASYGWTCEAVVRDLRTNTQDSLLSYLPLAHITERVAVEGSSFLSGSTVSFVESLDTFVADVKRAKPTVFFSVPRLWTLFHLNIINKIGASRLKLLLRIPIVSSIVKHKIQKELGLEHCRLLGSGSAPIPASLIQWYHNLGMDICEAWGMTENCAYSIINYPFDANKIGSVGRPVEGCLVRRGNDGELLLKTPGLMTGYYLQEEATKAAFDDDSYFRTGDICEIDADGCISITGRVKDNFKTSKGKYVAPVPIERKLAQDSHIELICVIGSGLPHPVALVQLSEGASLQAREEVRTSIKATLDAVNPHLESHEHVDAVVVVKEPWTIENDVLTPTLKIKRHVLEKAFSEKVDGVRGAQVRWEDEL; encoded by the coding sequence ATGGAAAACTTCATTAAGACCCCGATACAAATGTTGTCCCATTGGGTCGAGACCCAAGGCGACCAAGTCTATTTACGCCAGCCTATAGAAGGTAAGTTTAAAAATTTAACCTGGCGTGAGGTTCAGCAACAAGTGCATAAAATTGCTGGAGCCTTACGTCATCTTGGACTGGCGCCTGGTGACAAGGTGGCTCTCCTGTCTAAAAACTGCGCCGAGTGGTTTATTGCCGATCTGGCCTTAATGCAAGGGGGATATATTAGTGTGCCCATTTACCCGACGGCCAATACTGAAACCATACGCTATGTGCTTGAACACAGTGGCGCTAAGGCTATTTTTGTCGGCAAGCTAGACCACTGGAGCGAGCAAGAAGAAGCCATTGGTGGCGACTTGCTTCGCTTAGCCATGCCCTATGAAACCATGCCATCTCAATATCAATGGGATCAACTGCTGAATTTAGGCTCCCCCTTAGTAGAAGCGCCTACCACTAAGCCAGATGATGTCATGACGCTTATCTATACCTCGGGCTCCACCGGCAAACCCAAGGGTGTCATTCAAACATTTGCCAGCTATGGCTGGACCTGTGAAGCCGTGGTCAGAGATTTACGCACTAACACTCAAGACAGCTTACTCTCATACCTACCCTTAGCGCATATCACCGAACGTGTGGCGGTTGAAGGCTCATCATTTCTTTCAGGTTCGACCGTGTCTTTCGTTGAAAGTTTAGATACCTTTGTGGCAGATGTGAAACGAGCCAAGCCTACGGTATTCTTCTCTGTTCCACGATTGTGGACCTTGTTCCATCTGAATATCATCAATAAGATTGGCGCTAGCAGACTTAAATTACTGCTGAGGATCCCTATCGTCAGCAGCATAGTGAAACACAAGATCCAAAAGGAATTAGGCTTAGAACACTGCCGTCTTTTGGGCTCGGGTTCTGCACCAATTCCGGCATCTCTCATCCAGTGGTATCACAATCTAGGCATGGATATCTGTGAAGCTTGGGGCATGACGGAAAACTGCGCTTACTCCATCATCAACTACCCTTTCGATGCCAATAAAATTGGCTCTGTGGGCCGCCCTGTTGAAGGCTGTCTAGTGCGCCGGGGCAATGATGGTGAGTTGCTATTAAAAACCCCAGGACTGATGACAGGCTATTACCTGCAAGAGGAAGCCACCAAAGCCGCATTCGATGATGATAGCTACTTCCGCACCGGTGATATTTGTGAAATCGATGCCGATGGCTGCATCAGCATCACGGGACGCGTCAAAGATAACTTCAAAACCTCTAAAGGCAAGTATGTCGCCCCAGTGCCCATCGAACGTAAATTAGCGCAAGACTCACACATAGAACTTATTTGTGTGATTGGCTCGGGCTTACCTCATCCTGTGGCCTTAGTGCAGCTCTCAGAAGGCGCATCACTGCAGGCCCGTGAAGAAGTACGTACCTCGATTAAGGCCACCTTAGATGCTGTGAATCCACACCTTGAATCCCATGAACACGTCGATGCCGTGGTGGTGGTGAAAGAGCCTTGGACCATAGAAAATGATGTACTGACACCCACACTTAAGATTAAGCGTCACGTGCTAGAGAAAGCCTTTAGCGAGAAGGTAGACGGGGTTAGAGGCGCCCAAGTTCGTTGGGAAGATGAATTATAA
- a CDS encoding calcium/sodium antiporter: MLIALAIIGGFLILTFGAEALVRGASALALRLGIAPLIIGLTIVAFGTSAPELAVSIKSALAGNSGIALGNVVGSNIVNIGLILAITALIRPIQVQSQMVRRDIPLMIAASVLVWFLLLDGVVSFIDGAILFSLLVGYLVFSYMSAGKDDAQELEIDTQPQAPWLSVLLIVVGIAMLVGGGILFVDGAVDLAKLFGISEIIIGLTIVAIGTSMPELVTSVVAALKGQSDIAIGNVVGSNLFNILGILGATALIQPVSALGFNDSDFAAMLIFAILVLPFAYTGFRIGRREGAVLLAGYLGYTGHLVSQVI; the protein is encoded by the coding sequence ATGTTAATTGCGTTAGCTATTATCGGCGGTTTTTTAATTCTCACCTTTGGTGCTGAGGCCCTAGTTCGCGGTGCCAGCGCCTTAGCACTACGTTTAGGCATAGCGCCTCTTATCATAGGCTTAACCATAGTGGCTTTTGGTACCAGCGCCCCAGAGTTAGCGGTAAGCATTAAATCGGCTCTCGCAGGTAACTCAGGTATAGCCTTAGGCAATGTGGTTGGCTCCAACATAGTTAATATCGGTCTTATTCTAGCCATTACCGCACTTATTCGCCCCATCCAGGTGCAGTCACAAATGGTCAGGCGTGATATCCCCTTGATGATCGCGGCTTCTGTATTGGTGTGGTTTTTACTGCTCGATGGTGTAGTGAGCTTTATCGATGGTGCAATCCTGTTTAGTTTGTTGGTGGGGTATTTGGTCTTTAGCTATATGAGCGCCGGCAAAGATGATGCACAAGAGCTTGAGATAGATACTCAGCCACAAGCACCTTGGTTGTCAGTGCTGCTGATTGTGGTCGGCATTGCCATGCTAGTCGGCGGCGGGATCTTGTTTGTAGATGGCGCGGTAGATTTAGCTAAGTTATTTGGCATAAGCGAAATCATCATAGGCCTTACCATAGTGGCCATTGGCACAAGTATGCCGGAGCTTGTCACCTCAGTGGTGGCGGCACTTAAAGGCCAGAGTGATATAGCCATAGGTAACGTAGTCGGATCTAACTTATTCAATATATTAGGTATTTTAGGTGCGACAGCATTAATTCAGCCTGTGTCTGCCTTAGGCTTTAACGACAGTGATTTTGCTGCCATGCTGATCTTTGCCATCCTAGTACTACCGTTTGCCTACACAGGTTTTAGAATTGGCAGACGTGAAGGGGCGGTATTGCTGGCAGGTTATTTAGGCTACACGGGGCACCTGGTATCACAAGTGATCTAA
- a CDS encoding MAPEG family protein, producing MSFMISGLYVSLTALFTIVLSYRVVRLRRINKVGLGTGKNPELSLATRVHANFIENAPFAMALLLVSEANGMPIILLHAFGTVWLVARMLHAIGLTQGQGGYHFGRFWGVLLTWFVLLGLAVANIGFFLGL from the coding sequence ATGTCATTCATGATCTCAGGTTTGTATGTCAGTTTGACGGCACTGTTTACCATAGTGCTGTCATATCGAGTCGTGCGTTTAAGGCGGATAAATAAAGTGGGTCTAGGCACAGGCAAGAATCCTGAATTGTCTTTGGCAACAAGGGTGCATGCTAACTTTATTGAAAACGCCCCCTTTGCCATGGCGTTACTCTTGGTGAGTGAAGCGAATGGCATGCCGATTATCTTATTGCATGCTTTTGGCACTGTGTGGCTAGTGGCGCGTATGCTCCATGCGATTGGTCTGACACAAGGACAAGGGGGCTATCATTTTGGGCGTTTCTGGGGGGTTCTACTGACTTGGTTTGTGCTGCTTGGGCTCGCGGTAGCTAATATCGGTTTTTTCCTTGGTTTATAA
- a CDS encoding RidA family protein yields MAEKIIIATDKAPQAIGTYSQAVKVGSTVYLSGQIPLDPKTMTMISDDFSAQVVQVFENLTAVCEAAGGTMADIVKLNIFLTDLSHFATVNEIMSRYFSQPYPARAAIGVKQLPKDSLVEMDGIMEL; encoded by the coding sequence ATGGCTGAAAAAATTATCATCGCAACCGACAAGGCTCCACAGGCCATCGGCACTTATTCACAAGCGGTAAAAGTCGGTTCGACCGTGTATTTATCGGGCCAAATCCCTCTTGACCCTAAAACCATGACCATGATTAGCGATGACTTTTCAGCTCAAGTGGTGCAAGTGTTTGAAAATTTAACCGCTGTGTGTGAAGCGGCTGGCGGCACTATGGCAGACATAGTTAAGTTAAATATCTTTTTAACTGACTTATCCCACTTCGCCACAGTGAATGAAATCATGAGCCGTTATTTTAGCCAGCCTTATCCTGCTCGCGCCGCCATAGGTGTTAAACAATTGCCAAAAGACTCGTTAGTGGAAATGGATGGCATCATGGAATTATAG
- a CDS encoding threonine/serine ThrE exporter family protein, protein MDNQQFIEKRRFIIKLGKALHKFGTPAYRLESHLQTVSSSLGIEGYFLISPTSMTFVLQHDSEQEYNHVARVKPGDLDLGSLARTFELVEQLSSGQRTLQEALDRLEEIANKPNPYGHKLTMLAFGTSAGAFAMLMGTGWHDVFWSAMLALMVYSLVFWAERSKRVAEMLEPMAAVLCAILACGIAKIDPSINLPVAILSGVIIFVPGLALTLGLAELAARDLISGTARIMDAIMQLFKLYFGGVLGMTIGKAIFGDAIYIDPEPLPRWAIWSAVPMLSMSLVIIFKARLRDSPWGVFAGIVAFFSAMLGGIYLGESIGIFVGALAVGVYSNLYARWMKAPASIALLQGIVILVPGSKTYIGLNTLISGETMLNQSHLGSQIFLIFMSLIAGLIFANVVVPPRRSL, encoded by the coding sequence GTGGACAATCAACAGTTTATTGAGAAACGTAGATTTATCATCAAACTAGGCAAAGCGCTACATAAGTTCGGTACTCCAGCTTATCGCCTCGAGTCACACCTGCAGACCGTATCATCGAGTTTGGGCATTGAAGGCTACTTTTTAATTTCTCCCACCTCCATGACCTTCGTGCTACAGCATGATTCGGAGCAAGAATACAATCATGTGGCTCGTGTAAAACCAGGGGATCTTGATCTTGGTTCACTGGCCCGTACCTTCGAGTTAGTTGAGCAGTTAAGCTCAGGTCAAAGAACACTGCAAGAAGCCTTAGACAGGCTTGAAGAAATCGCCAATAAACCCAACCCCTATGGCCATAAGCTAACCATGCTAGCTTTTGGTACCAGCGCAGGGGCTTTTGCCATGTTAATGGGCACCGGCTGGCATGATGTATTTTGGTCTGCCATGTTAGCCTTAATGGTTTACAGCTTAGTTTTTTGGGCCGAACGCTCAAAGCGAGTCGCTGAGATGCTCGAGCCAATGGCGGCGGTCTTATGTGCCATTTTGGCCTGCGGGATAGCTAAGATAGACCCCAGCATTAACCTGCCTGTGGCCATCTTATCTGGAGTGATTATTTTTGTCCCTGGCCTAGCGCTCACCTTAGGGCTTGCCGAACTTGCCGCCCGTGATTTAATTTCGGGGACAGCGCGCATCATGGACGCCATAATGCAATTGTTTAAATTGTATTTTGGCGGCGTATTGGGCATGACCATTGGCAAGGCTATTTTTGGTGATGCCATTTATATCGATCCTGAGCCTCTGCCACGTTGGGCTATATGGTCAGCCGTGCCCATGCTATCAATGTCACTGGTTATCATCTTTAAAGCTCGTTTGAGGGATTCTCCTTGGGGGGTATTCGCTGGGATTGTCGCCTTCTTCTCCGCGATGTTAGGGGGGATTTACTTAGGGGAGTCCATTGGCATTTTTGTCGGTGCCTTAGCGGTTGGTGTTTACTCCAATCTTTATGCGCGTTGGATGAAAGCTCCCGCCTCCATAGCGCTACTACAAGGCATAGTGATCTTGGTGCCGGGAAGTAAAACCTACATTGGCCTTAATACCCTTATCTCAGGTGAAACCATGCTCAATCAGAGCCATTTAGGCTCGCAAATATTCTTGATTTTTATGTCACTTATCGCCGGGCTCATATTTGCTAACGTGGTTGTTCCCCCGAGACGCAGCCTGTAG
- the rpoZ gene encoding DNA-directed RNA polymerase subunit omega gives MARVTVEDAVDQIGNRFDMILVAARRARQIAVQGKDPMVDEMNDKPTVIALREIELGLVNATTLDADERQTVRDREAAEVAAVSAIAEGRTL, from the coding sequence ATGGCTCGCGTAACTGTAGAAGACGCCGTAGACCAAATCGGCAACCGTTTTGATATGATTTTGGTTGCTGCCCGTCGTGCACGTCAGATAGCCGTGCAAGGCAAAGACCCTATGGTTGATGAGATGAACGATAAACCTACGGTTATCGCACTTCGTGAAATCGAATTAGGTCTAGTCAATGCAACCACATTAGACGCAGACGAGCGTCAAACTGTGCGTGATCGTGAAGCGGCTGAAGTTGCTGCTGTTTCAGCTATTGCTGAAGGTCGCACACTTTAA